A region from the Fusarium graminearum PH-1 chromosome 4, whole genome shotgun sequence genome encodes:
- a CDS encoding copper amine oxidase 1 — protein MLQSKPHPLAQLSRDEFILARNCVLKHHGPETSLFFRSIQLQEPKKDGLVPFLIAEHDGSLDEATPRPARCAEVEYDMITDTREYIRTIVNVDKAEIVSKAILEQHAHPNIAMVEVETFQDACVESQLFKDAMSEFTLPEGFAICIDPWPYGGTFEDGYPSHYMQGLVFGKNVSHNNPDSNHYAYPIPIIPVMDLETKNIIRVDRLATGSSDDDFEAKERDASPKKLFQNSHAAEYVPELLDRPLREGLKPLNVTQPEGASFTISSDGLVEWQKWRFRLGFTPREGAVIHDICYENRSILYRLSYSELTVPYGDPRPPFHRKHAFDLGDGGVGRAANNLQLGCDCLGAIHYVDSYLAGPDGLPTPAKSVICLHEQDNGILWKHTNFRTNRAIVTRMRELVVQFIVTLANYEYIFAYKLDLAGNITIETRATGVVSVVGIDEGKTSRYGNVVAPGVLAQNHQHIFSVRIDPAVDSYDAQDAQVVVEESVGRPIDPKTNPRGNLYEMERKKVSKASWVDAEPRLNRLIKLEHATKRNAMSGRQVGYKLIPPATQMILADVTSVAAARAPFAQHNVWFTGYRDALSYG, from the exons ATGCTGCAATCGAAGCCGCACCCTCTGGCTCAACTTTCTAGGGACGAGTTCATTCTGGCTCGTAACTGTGTGTTGAAACATCATGGCCCCGAGACCTCCCTATTCTTTCGTTCTATCCAGCTCCAAGAACCTAAGAAGGATGGCCTTGTGCCATTCTTGATCGCCGAGCACGATGGCAGTCTTGATGAGGCGACACCTCGGCCTGCAAGGTGTGCTGAGGTTGAATACGACATGATTACTGACACGAGGGAATACATTCGTACAATTGTCAATGTCGATAAAGCAGAGATTGTCTCTAAAGCTATCCTCGAGCAACATGCGCATCCTAATATTGCAAT GGTCGAGGTGGAAACGTTCCAAGACGCCTGTGTTGAATCGCAACTATTTAAAGACGCCATGTCAGAGTTCACACTGCCAGAAGGCTTCGCTATATGCATCGATCCTTGGCCATATGGCGGGACATTTGAAGATGGCTACCCGTCTCACTACATGCAGGGTCTCGTGTTTGGAAAGAATGTGTCCCACAACAATCCCGACTCGAATCACTACGCCTATCCTATACCAATCATTCCGGTCATGGATCTAGAGACGAAGAATATCATTCGTGTTGATCGACTTGCTACAGGTAGCTCGGACGACGACTTTGAGGCTAAAGAAAGGGATGCATCGCCAAAGAAGTTGTTCCAGAACAGTCACGCAGCAGAGTATGTCCCAGAACTGCTGGATAGACCCCTTCGTGAAGGTCTGAAGCCCCTCAATGTGACACAGCCTGAGGGTGCCTCGTTTACGATCTCGTCGGATGGTTTAGTCGAATGGCAGAAATGGCGGTTCCGTCTCGGGTTCACTCCACGAGAAGGTGCTGTTATCCACGATATCTGCTACGAGAATCGAAGTATCTTGTATCGTCTCAGCTACAGCGAACTCACCGTTCCATACGGTGACCCTCGCCCGCCTTTCCACCGCAAGCATGCTTTTgatcttggagatggaggcgtCGGAAGAGCTGCCAACAATCTCCAGCTCGGATGCGATTGCCTTGGAGCGATTCACTATGTCGACTCATATCTTGCTGGCCCAGATGGTCTACCAACACCCGCAAAGTCTGTCATATGCTTGCACGAACAAGACAACGGCATCCTGTGGAAACACACAAACTTTCGCACCAATAGAGCCATCGTCACACGCATGAGAGAGCTCGTTGTGCAGTTCATAGTTACATTGGCGAACTATGAATACATTTTTGCATACAAGCTCGATCTTGCTGGAAACATCACCATTGAGACTCGCGCAACTGGAGTTGTAAGCGTAGTTGGGATAGACGAGGGTAAAACGAGTCGGTATGGTAACGTTGTTGCGCCTGGTGTTCTCGCCCAGAACCATCAGCATATTTTCTCAGTGCGGATTGATCCGGCTGTCGATTCGTATGACGCCCAGGATGCACAAGTCGTCGTGGAGGAGAGCGTCGGAAGACCTATTGATCCAAAGACTAACCCAAGGGGAAACCTGTACGAAATGGAGCGCAAGAAAGTGTCAAAGGCTTCATGGGTAGATGCGGAGCCACGCTTGAACCGTCTAATCAAGCTGGAACATGCTACGAAGCGTAACGCCATGTCAGGGCGACAAGTGGGATACAAGCTCATACCACCAGCGACCCAGATGATTCTAGCAGATGTGACGAGCGTAGCTGCTGCAAGAGCTCCTTTCGCTCAGCATAATGTCTGGTTCACAGGTTATCGTGACG CCCTGTCGTATGGGTAA